One Penaeus monodon isolate SGIC_2016 unplaced genomic scaffold, NSTDA_Pmon_1 PmonScaffold_122, whole genome shotgun sequence DNA window includes the following coding sequences:
- the LOC119569026 gene encoding uncharacterized protein LOC119569026 yields MCSSTVRLNTRTSSSYTIKVENILSPRVARASCPDLAGLTGVSATPLAGGWAALTCEPVTSLVLPFNEHVVLSQCARGEWTVPEATCDVSVLAMFSSCPDPTPQPEMAAVNKSFASMAGEQVAAVYACQPGYAWLSGQDFAVTQCLNGNWTPIMDMCDTVAFTDVSTILHPCLSSQRAQCQGTAQTSAWLGFNSFGDIQDNAFRESYVRF; encoded by the exons ATGTGTTCTTCGACGGTACGGCTAAACACAAGGACGTCGTCAAGTTATACAATTAAGGTGGAAAATATCCTATCCCCAA GAGTCGCCCGGGCTTCGTGTCCAGACCTGGCTGGCTTGACCGGTGTGTCAGCAACGCCCCTGGCGGGAGGCTGGGCTGCCCTGACCTGCGAACCCGTCACGTCCCTCGTCTTGCCTTTCAATGAACACGTCGTGCTGAGTCAGTGCGCGCGCGGGGAGTGGACTGTCCCGGAGGCGACCTGCGACG TCTCGGTTTTAGCGATGTTCTCTTCGTGCCCGGACCCGACGCCGCAGCCGGAGATGGCCGCCGTCAACAAGAGCTTCGCGAGTATGGCCGGAGAGCAGGTGGCCGCCGTGTATGCTTGTCAGCCGGGCTATGCTTGGCTCTCTGGCCAGGACTTTGCAGTCACTCAGTGCTTAAACGGAAACTGGACGCCGATCATGGATATGTGTGATACAG TTGCTTTTACCGATGTATCAACCATCTTACACCCTTGTCTTTCCTCTCAGCGTGCTCAATGCCAAGGGACTGCGCAGacatcagcctggttaggctttAACAGTTTCGGGGATATACAGGATAATGCCTTCAGGGAATCCTATGTTCGGTTTTAA